Proteins from a genomic interval of Aquabacterium sp. J223:
- a CDS encoding amidohydrolase family protein, translating into MLPYCAHCQTGVGLRRRSFMSLAAAAAASPWAPPATASPRPTDDGTDTLPVWGDTPVELTQGTNLAIALSPDRRMLAMDLQGVLWTVPALGGEARRLTGDLDDIARPCWSPDGRHIAFQSYRDGSFQIWRIGADGRGLAQLTRGLADCREPAWSPDGREIAFASDEGGRYALYALDLERGGIRRLVDTGAQDGEPAWSADGRRLAFSSGGRILTLDLRDPEALPRVVFAGPGASAPAWSPSGRLSWRLFEGTGRNPVASRLVVDGQPVSADPEDVFPTPAAWLGDDELLYTADGDIRRRRLGPAGGIVGGVPFRAEVRVTARRPRAHRRRDFDSTAPRPVKGISFPVLSPDARQVAFTALGQVWRLRVGRPEPQQLTHDHSAKLGPAWSPDGRRLVYACDRSGRLQLWLHDLDGGAARQLTQADQPLKQAAWSPDGGSIVCASEDGWLCLVDAHTGALRRLARQTVWSGRPSWSPDGQTLALAAAQPSSARYREGLTAILTVHLASGRMRYQLVREGQSLDVRNVNGPLWTPDGRWFIYTLGGSLWRSPIDPDGRLAGPPQPLADDSADAISLSADGRSLLTLCHARLRLRRLDEQGAGVPQDLPFGLQWRMARPSGVTVVHAGRFWDGLAEALREDVDIVIHGHRIAAIEAHRPDRRGVRWIDARALTVMPGLIDMHTHREMGNQLGAREPRLFLAYGITATRGLSDNAYLALENKESVDAGWRIGPRHFGTGEALEGARVFYDGMHPIRDATQLVREFERARALDYDLLKCYVRLPPDLQRRATRMAQRLGIPITSHYLFPAVAFGAPGHEHMGGSSRFGYSRTGSMMGRGYQDVVAIAGASRSFRTPTLFGLETMLGDAPEEVLDDVRVQRLFPPAERAVLERHARAGPSSPVPLVAHQVATLLAQQDAGATIVCGSDYPIVLPGVSLHLNLRAMVRHGMRPVDALRTATRNAGQVLGHDLGTLARGQLADLVCVEGDPLADIRAAMQVRLVMVNGVAHGLSQLVEPFRDEPAAATVAHAEPAPPLSPDEPWWHDPQWVSDVRCQCCQPTA; encoded by the coding sequence GTGCTGCCGTACTGTGCCCATTGCCAGACCGGCGTCGGTCTGCGCCGCCGCAGCTTCATGTCGCTGGCCGCGGCCGCCGCGGCCAGCCCGTGGGCGCCGCCGGCCACCGCGTCGCCGCGGCCGACCGACGACGGCACCGACACGCTGCCGGTCTGGGGCGACACCCCGGTCGAGCTGACGCAGGGCACCAACCTCGCCATCGCCCTGTCGCCCGACCGGCGCATGCTGGCCATGGACCTGCAAGGCGTGTTGTGGACCGTGCCGGCCCTCGGCGGCGAGGCCCGGCGGCTGACGGGCGACCTCGACGACATCGCCCGGCCCTGCTGGTCGCCCGACGGCCGCCACATCGCCTTCCAGTCCTACCGCGACGGCAGCTTCCAGATCTGGCGCATCGGGGCCGACGGCCGCGGCCTGGCGCAGCTCACCCGGGGCCTGGCCGACTGTCGCGAACCGGCCTGGTCGCCCGACGGGCGGGAGATCGCCTTCGCCAGCGACGAGGGCGGCCGCTATGCGCTGTACGCGCTCGACCTCGAGCGGGGCGGCATCCGGCGCCTGGTCGACACCGGGGCGCAGGACGGCGAGCCGGCCTGGTCGGCCGACGGGCGCCGTCTCGCCTTCTCCAGCGGTGGCCGCATCCTGACGCTCGACCTTCGCGACCCCGAGGCGCTGCCGCGGGTGGTCTTCGCCGGGCCCGGCGCCTCGGCGCCCGCCTGGTCGCCCTCGGGGCGCTTGAGCTGGCGGCTGTTCGAGGGCACGGGGCGCAACCCCGTGGCCAGCCGGCTGGTGGTCGACGGCCAGCCGGTCAGCGCCGACCCGGAGGACGTGTTCCCCACACCGGCCGCCTGGCTCGGCGACGACGAGCTGCTCTACACCGCGGACGGCGACATCCGGCGCCGCCGCCTCGGGCCGGCGGGCGGCATCGTCGGTGGCGTGCCGTTCCGCGCCGAGGTGCGGGTGACGGCGCGGCGCCCGCGCGCCCACCGGCGGCGCGATTTCGACAGCACCGCGCCGCGACCGGTGAAGGGCATCTCGTTCCCGGTGCTGTCGCCCGACGCCCGTCAGGTGGCGTTCACCGCGCTCGGCCAGGTGTGGCGGCTGCGCGTGGGCCGGCCCGAACCGCAGCAGCTGACGCACGACCACAGCGCCAAGCTGGGCCCGGCCTGGTCGCCGGATGGGCGGCGGCTGGTCTATGCCTGCGACCGCAGCGGGCGGCTGCAGCTGTGGCTGCACGACCTCGACGGCGGCGCCGCTCGCCAGCTCACCCAGGCCGACCAGCCGCTGAAGCAGGCGGCCTGGTCCCCGGACGGCGGCAGCATCGTCTGCGCCAGCGAGGACGGCTGGCTGTGCCTGGTCGACGCGCACACCGGGGCCCTGCGCCGCCTGGCCCGCCAGACGGTGTGGTCCGGCCGGCCGAGCTGGTCCCCCGACGGCCAGACGCTGGCGCTGGCGGCGGCGCAGCCCAGCTCCGCCCGCTACCGCGAAGGGCTCACGGCCATCCTCACCGTGCACCTGGCCAGCGGCCGCATGCGCTACCAGCTGGTGCGCGAGGGCCAGTCGCTGGACGTGCGCAACGTCAACGGGCCGCTGTGGACGCCCGACGGGCGGTGGTTCATCTACACCCTGGGCGGCAGCCTGTGGCGGTCGCCGATCGACCCCGACGGCCGCCTGGCCGGACCGCCCCAGCCGCTGGCCGACGACAGCGCCGACGCGATCAGCCTCAGCGCCGACGGCCGCTCGCTGCTGACCCTGTGCCATGCGCGGCTGCGCCTGCGTCGGCTGGACGAGCAGGGTGCCGGCGTCCCGCAGGACCTGCCGTTCGGGCTGCAGTGGCGGATGGCGCGGCCGTCGGGCGTGACCGTGGTGCACGCCGGTCGTTTCTGGGACGGCCTGGCCGAGGCCCTGCGCGAGGACGTGGACATCGTCATCCACGGCCACCGCATCGCCGCCATCGAGGCGCACCGACCGGACCGCCGCGGTGTGCGCTGGATCGACGCCCGCGCGCTGACGGTGATGCCGGGACTGATCGACATGCACACCCACCGCGAGATGGGCAACCAGCTCGGCGCGCGCGAGCCGCGGCTGTTCCTGGCCTACGGCATCACGGCCACCCGCGGCCTGAGCGACAACGCCTACCTGGCGCTGGAGAACAAGGAGTCGGTGGACGCCGGCTGGCGGATCGGACCCCGCCACTTCGGCACCGGCGAGGCGCTGGAGGGCGCGCGGGTGTTCTACGACGGCATGCACCCGATCCGCGACGCGACCCAACTGGTGCGCGAGTTCGAGCGGGCGCGCGCGCTGGACTACGACCTGCTCAAGTGCTACGTGCGGCTGCCGCCCGACCTGCAGCGGCGCGCCACCCGCATGGCCCAGCGGCTCGGCATCCCGATCACCTCGCACTACCTGTTCCCGGCGGTGGCCTTCGGTGCGCCGGGGCACGAGCACATGGGCGGCAGCAGCCGCTTCGGCTACTCGCGCACCGGCAGCATGATGGGCCGGGGCTACCAGGACGTGGTGGCCATCGCCGGCGCCAGCCGGAGCTTCCGCACGCCCACGCTGTTCGGACTGGAAACGATGCTCGGCGACGCTCCCGAGGAGGTGCTGGACGACGTCCGCGTGCAGCGGCTGTTCCCGCCCGCCGAGCGGGCGGTGCTGGAGCGGCATGCGCGGGCCGGGCCGTCGAGCCCGGTGCCGCTGGTCGCCCACCAGGTGGCGACCCTGCTCGCCCAGCAGGACGCGGGCGCGACCATCGTCTGCGGCAGCGACTACCCCATCGTGCTGCCCGGCGTGAGCCTGCACCTCAACCTGCGGGCGATGGTGCGCCATGGCATGCGACCGGTCGACGCGCTGCGCACCGCCACCCGCAACGCCGGCCAGGTGCTGGGCCACGACCTGGGCACCCTGGCCCGCGGCCAGCTGGCCGACCTGGTCTGCGTCGAGGGCGATCCGCTGGCCGACATCCGGGCGGCGATGCAGGTCCGCCTCGTCATGGTCAACGGCGTGGCGCACGGCCTGAGCCAGCTGGTCGAGCCCTTCCGCGACGAGCCCGCCGCCGCCACCGTCGCCCATGCCGAGCCGGCGCCGCCGCTGTCGCCCGACGAGCCCTGGTGGCACGACCCGCAATGGGTGAGCGACGTCCGCTGCCAGTGCTGCCAGCCGACGGCGTGA
- a CDS encoding LysR family transcriptional regulator encodes MALRNMRVWRYLEEVARVGSVRQAAERLHLTPSALLRRIQDVESDLGAALFERTSSGVQLTAAGEIFIAWIKNHNAELRRVYSQIEALSGLRRGEIRIAVSQAVARSFLLEEMRAFRAQHPLVKMTVDVCDHATAMRQLLAYEADLILVFRPPHAAELQPLMSIGQGLVAVMAHDHPLATKPRLRLRDCLMYDLALPNADHAGRQLIDQVLAGGSLQPKPVIESNAFDLLVDMVRGTDIISFQVDIGAALWRQDPGLCVRALEEADGAYGPLVLGQLKGRTLPLPAARFGEQLARRLDERRSLPMDELAAHAQRQTKVRESEDVD; translated from the coding sequence ATGGCCTTGAGGAACATGCGTGTGTGGCGCTACCTGGAAGAGGTGGCGCGTGTGGGTTCGGTGCGCCAGGCGGCGGAGCGCCTGCACCTGACGCCGTCGGCGCTGCTGCGTCGCATCCAGGACGTGGAGTCCGACCTCGGCGCGGCGCTGTTCGAGCGGACCTCGTCCGGCGTCCAGCTGACCGCGGCCGGCGAGATCTTCATCGCCTGGATCAAGAACCACAACGCCGAGCTGCGCCGCGTCTACTCGCAGATCGAAGCCCTGTCCGGGCTGCGCCGCGGCGAGATCCGCATCGCGGTGAGCCAGGCCGTCGCGCGCAGCTTCCTGCTCGAGGAGATGCGTGCCTTCCGCGCCCAGCACCCGCTGGTCAAGATGACGGTCGACGTCTGCGACCATGCCACCGCCATGCGCCAGCTGCTGGCCTACGAGGCCGACCTCATCCTGGTGTTCCGGCCACCGCACGCCGCCGAGCTGCAGCCGCTCATGTCGATCGGCCAGGGGCTGGTGGCGGTGATGGCGCACGACCACCCGCTGGCCACCAAGCCGCGCCTGCGGCTGCGCGACTGCCTGATGTACGACCTGGCGCTGCCCAATGCCGACCATGCCGGCCGGCAGCTCATCGACCAGGTGCTGGCCGGCGGCTCGCTGCAGCCCAAGCCGGTGATCGAATCCAACGCCTTCGACCTGCTGGTCGACATGGTCCGGGGCACCGACATCATCAGCTTCCAGGTCGACATCGGCGCGGCCCTGTGGCGCCAGGACCCCGGCCTGTGCGTGCGCGCGCTCGAAGAGGCCGACGGCGCCTACGGCCCGCTGGTGCTCGGCCAGCTCAAGGGCCGCACCCTGCCGCTGCCCGCGGCCCGCTTCGGCGAGCAGCTGGCGCGGCGCCTCGACGAGCGGCGCTCCCTGCCGATGGACGAGCTGGCCGCGCACGCGCAGCGCCAGACCAAGGTGCGCGAGAGCGAGGACGTCGACTGA